A DNA window from Candidatus Eremiobacteraceae bacterium contains the following coding sequences:
- a CDS encoding site-2 protease family protein yields MNDHTFRLGSIFGIETRAHYTALFVFGAIAYVVAFGHLPTVTPAAPPEQRIAVGALFALLLFSSVLAHEFGHALVARHRGKIVAGVTVYLLSATAHVVHDRERASDEIAVGVAGPLVSTALALLFAGIAIALERSSDSAASIVWILAYGNALLAAFNWLPGFPMDGGRVVRGVLWRMSGNPVKATRIAAGAGKVIAILLGGIGCWVAVQYDATIGIWAGATAWFLAGMADGQYKTTIVRVALDGLRVRDLYAQNVPTLQTSTTIEQAAATFGAASPAKSLPVLFGERAAGCIGEADVASVPNDQAAGISVGSVMTRVADLESLAPDDDALQLLPALAANRPEAVIVDENGTYAGIVRREDLARHVARVEQAGSM; encoded by the coding sequence GTGAACGACCACACCTTCCGGCTGGGCTCGATATTCGGCATAGAGACGCGCGCGCACTACACAGCGCTGTTCGTGTTCGGGGCGATCGCGTACGTGGTCGCGTTCGGGCATCTGCCCACGGTCACGCCGGCTGCTCCACCGGAGCAGCGCATCGCGGTCGGCGCGCTCTTCGCGCTGCTATTGTTCTCATCCGTCCTCGCGCATGAGTTCGGGCATGCGCTCGTCGCGCGTCATCGCGGCAAAATCGTCGCGGGCGTCACCGTGTACCTCTTAAGCGCGACCGCGCACGTCGTGCACGATCGCGAGCGCGCGAGTGACGAAATCGCGGTCGGCGTCGCCGGTCCGTTGGTCAGCACAGCATTGGCGCTTCTCTTCGCCGGCATCGCGATCGCGCTCGAACGCAGCAGCGATTCCGCCGCATCGATCGTATGGATATTGGCCTACGGCAACGCATTGCTCGCCGCGTTCAACTGGCTGCCCGGTTTTCCGATGGACGGCGGTAGAGTTGTCCGTGGCGTCTTGTGGCGGATGTCCGGCAATCCCGTCAAAGCCACCCGCATCGCGGCGGGCGCCGGAAAAGTCATCGCCATCCTGCTCGGTGGCATCGGCTGCTGGGTGGCCGTGCAATACGACGCCACCATTGGCATTTGGGCGGGAGCGACGGCGTGGTTTCTCGCGGGCATGGCCGACGGGCAGTACAAGACCACGATCGTCCGGGTCGCCCTTGACGGTCTCCGCGTGCGCGATCTGTACGCTCAGAATGTTCCAACGCTGCAGACGTCGACGACGATCGAGCAGGCGGCCGCGACGTTCGGCGCCGCGTCGCCTGCGAAATCGCTTCCGGTGTTGTTCGGGGAGCGCGCTGCAGGCTGCATAGGTGAGGCCGACGTCGCGTCGGTGCCCAACGATCAGGCGGCGGGCATCAGCGTCGGATCGGTGATGACGCGAGTGGCCGACCTCGAGTCACTCGCACCCGATGACGATGCGCTGCAATTGCTGCCGGCGCTCGCCGCAAACCGCCCCGAAGCGGTGATCGTCGACGAGAACGGCACGTATGCCGGCATCGTGCGGCGCGAGGATCTCGCGCGCCACGTCGCGCGCGTCGAACAAGCGGGTTCGATGTAG